The genomic DNA AGACAGTATGGTGCCTGAACATCCTCAATGGTGATCTAAAATGTGCGATTAACTGTCAGTAGTCCAGAAGCAACTCCACCAGATGGTGAGAAAACGGAATTTGAGCCGCCTGTTCACGGTGTGTGTATATCTGACAGTGTTTGGCATATCATGctttttatacaaaatctaCCTCATAAATAAATGGATGGACATGGAACTGTTGGGAAAAAGTCTTGATAAGTTTCAAGGCCACAGGGAATCTTCGGTACGTGCCTCAATGTTGAAGCTACCTTCTAACCGTATAGTTCCTCCAGGAGATCTTGGACGTCCAGTAGTGATGAACCTAAAAGACAACGCCACACGCAAGATGGTAAAAAAAGGTTTGGTAACATACGGATACAATTCGTACGCTTCGGATCTGATGTCCATCCGAAGACGCTTACCGGATATAAGAGCTTCTTGGTGTCGGGAGCAGAATCTCGCTGTTTCCCATCTTCCCCCGACTTCGATCGTGATTGTGTTCTACAACGAAGCCTGGTCCGTACTGCTAAGAACTGTCCACTCCATTCTAGATCGAACACCGGATCACTTAGTACACGAAATACTGCTCGTGGATGACTGCTCTACTGCAGGTGAGTTTACACAAAACGCTTTTTGCATTAAGAGAACTTTGAAAGAGCTCTTCAACAGCGCATTTAAAAACACGTTTGGACGACTATTTCGAGCGATTCCGGAAGGTACACATCATACGGGCACCAAAACGACTGGGTCTGATTGTAGCGAAGATTTTTGGTGCAAAAGCAACGACTGCCGGGGTCATAACGTTCCTTGACGCACACGTTGAATGTACAGTGGGTAAGCGCAGGACATTTTTAACCCGACACGCTATCTATATTGTTGACTTCTTCTTCACAGGTTGGCTTGAGCCATTGTTAACTGTGATCGCGAACAGTTCTTCCACCATCGCTATTCCAACGATCGATCAGATAGACGGGACCACTATGCAGCTGAATACAGATTTTGCTCCCCGGGTTGTCGGAGCCTACCAGTGGGATCTGAATTTCGGTTGGTGGGGTCGAGGTGCTATGAAGAAGCGCTATCCGAACCCATACGTCCCATTCGACACGCCCGCTATGGCCGGCGGATTATTCGCGATCGAGCGTACCTTCTTCGAGCGGCTCGGGTGGTACGATAAAGGCTTCGAGATTTATGGAATCGAGAATATCGAACTATCTATCAAGAGTTGGATGTGTGGTGGAAGGATGGTTATTGTGCCTTGCTCACGGGTCGCCCACATACTCAAGCATGGCCATCCATATCTGCTGACCGCTGGTAAAGATGTAATTATGAAGAACTCGTTGCGCTTAGCTGAGGTGTGGATGGATGAGTACAAGCAGGTGCTGTTCGATGTCTATGGAGTGCCTCGCTATTTGCCGCAGTACTTTGGAAAGGTTGATGATCAAAAAGCTGTTCGAACTA from Anopheles stephensi strain Indian chromosome 2, UCI_ANSTEP_V1.0, whole genome shotgun sequence includes the following:
- the LOC118503105 gene encoding putative polypeptide N-acetylgalactosaminyltransferase 9, which gives rise to MVRKRNLSRLFTVCVYLTVFGISCFLYKIYLINKWMDMELLGKSLDKFQGHRESSVRASMLKLPSNRIVPPGDLGRPVVMNLKDNATRKMVKKGLVTYGYNSYASDLMSIRRRLPDIRASWCREQNLAVSHLPPTSIVIVFYNEAWSVLLRTVHSILDRTPDHLVHEILLVDDCSTAAHLKTRLDDYFERFRKVHIIRAPKRLGLIVAKIFGAKATTAGVITFLDAHVECTVGWLEPLLTVIANSSSTIAIPTIDQIDGTTMQLNTDFAPRVVGAYQWDLNFGWWGRGAMKKRYPNPYVPFDTPAMAGGLFAIERTFFERLGWYDKGFEIYGIENIELSIKSWMCGGRMVIVPCSRVAHILKHGHPYLLTAGKDVIMKNSLRLAEVWMDEYKQVLFDVYGVPRYLPQYFGKVDDQKAVRTRAGCGSFREYVLNAFPEMMNPLVPGAFRGEIRNAALAKTHCLTHHWANNSLTMAVCDGKEGQQYWTHNFYRELNNYSSCLEASVSQGNGLIVRRCHRNGKTGTQRWQYMVESGQIRSEKLGHCLSVREEGKVIAMERCRSSESRQKWLVNFIKLDVSIFRYY